The proteins below come from a single Cinclus cinclus chromosome 23, bCinCin1.1, whole genome shotgun sequence genomic window:
- the AURKAIP1 gene encoding small ribosomal subunit protein mS38, translated as MLISRLSSQLLKASRIAGHFLPRSVSSFLCCRSPSACYSTQPPNTSGAQPQQWHTLDPELEEILIPRKLSISPLESWLTVRYSLPKAEGAQEEASHENPQPSECPPPAGPGDVEEGEGALGDKVQCRNVLKIRRRKMNRHKYKKLLKRRKFIRRRIKEGRKKRRQIKFEKDLERVWKKAGLKTAPAGWQTPKIYLRSSRR; from the exons atgTTAATATCACGGCTGAGTTCCCAGTTACTGAAGGCTTCGAGAATTGCAG GCCACTTCTTGCCCAGGTCAGTGTCCTCCTTCCTGTGCTGTCGCTCTCCATCTGCATGCTACAGCACCCAACCCCCCAACACGAGCGgggcccagccccagcagtggcACACTCTGGACCCTGAGCTGGAGGAGATCCTGATTCCCAGGAAACTCTCCATCAGCCCCTTGGAGAGCTGGCTGACAGTGAGGTACTCCCTCCCCAAAGCTGAGGGGGCTCAGGAAGAAGCGAGCCATGAAAACCCCCAGCCCTCCGAGTGTCCCCCTCCTGCTGGGCCAGGGGAtgtggaggaaggagagggagcCCTGGGTGACaaagtgcagtgcaggaacGTGCTGAAGATCCGCAGGAGGAAAATGAACAGGCACAAGTACAAGAAGCTGCTCAAGAGGAGGAAGTTCATCCGCAGGAGGATAAAGGAAGGACGCAAGAAGAGGCGTCAG ataAAATTTGAGAAAGATTTGGAACGTGTCTGGAAAAAAGCTGGATTGAAaactgctcctgcagggtggcAAACCCCCAAGATCTACCTGAGGAGTTCCAGGcgataa
- the MRPL20 gene encoding large ribosomal subunit protein bL20m, producing the protein MVVLSAARWVRSRLSDRFWRLQEVLKYARHFRGRKNRCYKLAVRSVRRAFVRSTKARREKKRFLRALWITRIEAASLEHGLKYPAFISNLVKSQVELNRKVLADLAIYEPKTFKSLAALAQRRRQEGFLAALGDGKEPEGIFSRIVHHHY; encoded by the exons ATGGTGGTGCTGAGCGCGGCGCGCTGGGTGCGCAGCCGGCTCTCGGATCGCTtctggaggctgcaggaggtGCTCAAGTACGCGCGG cattttCGTGGCAGGAAGAACCGCTGCTACAAGCTGGCAGTGAGGAGCGTCCGCAGGGCTTTCGTGAGGTCCACCAAGGccaggagggagaagaaaagattCCTCAGAGCG CTCTGGATCACAAGGATTGAAGCAGCTTCCCTTGAACATGGTTTGAAGTACCCTGCCTTCATCAGCAACCTGGTCAAG TCCCAGGTGGAGCTGAACAGGAAAGTTTTGGCTGACTTGGCAATTTATGAACCAAAGACATTCAAATCCCTGGCAGCTTTAGCCCAGAGGAGGAGACAGGAAGGGTTcctggctgccctgggagaTGGAAAAGAGCCAGAGGGGATATTTTCACGTATTGTGCACCACCACTATTGA
- the TMEM88B gene encoding transmembrane protein 88B has protein sequence MSGQDTEDFGAEILSERSRMIPGLPPYDMDDQLLPREPRSPWCCLAWTLVIGTMNCLVFLLNLLLMFVIFTIVLLPTIVVVYFGFQCHSQVLHSSARYCKSILDDNSSSALIILGFVIMSPLLVVAMAIYCSLARRLQLLVCFQPYSLALYKGGRWCHPREGAPCCARGCNTQLKAWV, from the exons ATGTCTGGCCAGGACACTGAGGACTTTGGAGCAGAAATCCTGTCAGAAAGGTCTCGGATGATCCCTGGGCTCCCCCCTTATGACATGGATGaccagctccttcccagggaGCCCCGCAGCCCCTGGTGCTGCCTGGCGTGGACCCTGGTGATAGGAACCATGAACTGCCTGGTCTTCCTCCTGAATTTGCTCCTGATGTTTGTTATTTTCACCATCGTGCTGCTTCCTACCATCGTGGTGGTTTACTTTGGCTTCCAGTGCCACTCCCAG GTGCTGCACTCCTCTGCCCGCTACTGCAAGAGCATCTTGGACGACAACAGCTCCTCTGCCCTCATCATCCTGGGTTTTGTCATCATGTCCCCACTGCTGGTGGTGGCCATGGCCATTTACTGCAGCCTGGCACGGCGCCTGCAGCTCCTCGTGTGCTTCCAGCCCTACAGCCTGGCCCTCTACAAGGGGGGCCGCTGGTGCCACCCCAGGGAGGGGGCTCCgtgctgtgccaggggctgcaaCACCCAGCTCAAAGCCTGGGTGTga
- the CCNL2 gene encoding cyclin-L2 — protein sequence MAAAAGGGGPAGPQAAGAAPAPVPGPGAVLIGDRLYSGVLITLENCLLPEHTLRFTPSMSSGLDPDTETELRVTGCELIQAAGILLRLPQVAMATGQVLFQRFFYTKSFVKHSMEHVSMACVHLASKIEEAPRRIRDVINVFHRLRHLREKKKPVPLILDQEYVNLKNQIIKAERRVLKELGFCVHVKHPHKIIVMYLQVLECERNQHLVQTSWNYMNDSLRTDVFVRFQPESIACACIYLAARTLEIPLPNRPHWFLLFGATEEEIQEICLKILQLYTRKKVDLSDLESKIEKKKLAIEEAKAQAKGLVPEGVPSLDNTSGFSPIPKNESPKEVKGNKPSPLPVQAMKNAKRKTEGAKRTSSNSPVNGVQKGRESRSRSGSRDQSYSRSPSRSASPKHRKSESYSTSSGSKSHSRSRSRSDSPPRQFNHSSAYKGSKARGYKKSKDYKYSAHKTRKSRSRSSSRSRSRSRERSDHSGKYKKKSHYYRNHRHERSRSYERAGHRYDRDRDRDREHPGHSRHRR from the exons atggcggcggcggcgggaggtgGCGGCCCCGCGGGTCCTCAGGCGGCCGGCGCGGCTCCCGCCCCGGTGCCAGGTCCCGGAGCGGTGCTGATCGGAGATCGGCTGTACTCGGGCGTGCTGATTACGTTGGAGAACTGCCTGCTGCCCGAGCACACGCTGCGCTTCACGCCGTCCATGAGCAGCGGCCTGGACCCCGACACCGAGACCGAGCTGCGCGTCACCGGCTGCGAGCTCATCCAAGCGGCCGGGATCCTGCTGCGGCTGCCGCAG gTTGCTATGGCTACAGGACAGGTGCTGTTCCAGCGATTTTTTTATACCAAGTCTTTTGTGAAGCATTCCATGGAG CATGTGTCCATGGCCTGTGTCCATCTGGCATCCAAAATTGAGGAAGCCCCCAGACGCATTCGGGACGTGATCAATGTGTTCCATCGCCTCAGACACCTGAGGGAGAAAAA AAAACCTGTGCCTCTAATATTGGATCAAGAATATGTGAACTTGAAGAATCAAATaataaaggcagaaagaagAGTGTTGAAGGAGTTGGGATTTTGTGTTCATGTGAAGCACCCTCATAAG ATAATCGTTATGTACCTTCAGGTATTAGAATGTGAACGTAACCAACACCTGGTCCAGACCTCATG GAACTACATGAATGACAGCCTGAGAACAGATGTCTTTGTGAGGTTCCAGCCAGAAAGTATTGCCTGTGCCTGCATTTACCTGGCAGCCAGGACACTGGAG aTCCCACTTCCAAATCGCCCACATTGGTTTTTACTGTTTGGAGCAACGGAGGAAGAAATTCAAGAAATCTGCTTAAAAATCTTGCAGCTCTACACGAGGAAaaag GTGGATTTATCTGATCTGGaaagtaaaatagaaaagaagaaattggcTATTGAAGAGGCAAAAGCACAAGCTAAAGGTCTGGTCCCTGAGGGAGTTCCAAGCTTGGATAACACATCGGGATTTTCCCCTATCCCAAAAAATG AGTCTCCAAAAGAGGTTAAAGGAAATAAACCTTCACCGCTACCTGTGCAGGCCATGAAGAATGCTAAGAGGAAAACAGAGGGAGCCAAGAGAACCAGCTCCAACAGCCCAGTAAATGG tgtccagaaaggaagggagagcAGAAGTCGAAGTGGAAGCAGAGATCAGAGTTACTCAAGGTCACCGTCGAGGTCTGCATCCCCTAAGCACAG GAAAAGTGAGAGTTACTCCACGTCCAGCGGCTCCAAGTCTCACAGCCGCTCTCGGAGCCGCAGCGACTCCCCCCCGAGGCAGTTCAACCACAGCTCGGCCTACAAGGGCTCCAAGGCACGCGGCTACAAGAAATCCAAAGACTACAAATACTCTGCTCACAAAACGCGCAAATCCCGCAGCCGCAGCTCGTCCCGCTCCCGCAGCCGCTCCCGCGAGCGCTCCGACCACTCGGGCAAGTACAAGAAGAAAAGTCACTACTACAGGAACCACCGGCACGAGCGCTCGCGCTCCTACGAGCGCGCGGGGCACCGCTacgacagggacagggacagggacagggagcaccccgggcacagccgGCACCGCCGGTGA
- the LOC134052919 gene encoding C-signal-like isoform X2, with translation MLNICRLLHELQQLSKQYSNIKLLQLDVVCENSIKKVVKEVEEIVGDKGLNCLINNAGINVLASLEEVTAETMLTIYETNTVAQLMVTKAFLPLLRKAAQLGTGMGCHRAAIINMSSLAASMQLVQANEMFLKVYPYRIAKTALNMITRCLAADLKSDGILCISLHPGWLQTDMGGNMAPMQVQEAIPGILSVLDRLGEKENGSFLDWQGETLPW, from the exons ATGCTGAACATCTGCAGGCTTTTGCAT GAACTGCAGCAGCTTAGCAAGCAATACAGCAACATCAAGCTCCTACAACTGG ATGTGGTCTGTGAGAACAGCATCAAGAAAGTGGTCAAGGAAGTGGAAGAAATTGTGGGAGACAAAGGCCTGAACTGCCTCATCAACAATGCTGGCATCAACGTGCTCGCCTCGCTGGAGGAGGTCACAGCAGAGACCATGCTCACCATTTATGAAACCAACACTGTTGCCCAGCTGATGGTCACCAAG GCATTCCTCCCCCTGCTGAggaaggcagcacagctgggcactggaatgggctgtcACAGAGCTGCCATCATCAACATGTCCTCTCTCGCTGCCTCCATGCAGCTCGTCCAGGCAAATGAGATGTTCCTCAAGGTCTATCCCTACAGGATAGCAAAG ACTGCACTCAACATGATCACCCGGTGTCTCGCTGCAGACTTGAAATCAGATGGAATTCTCTGCATTTCCTTGCACCCGGGCTGGCTTCAAACAGACATGGGTGGAAACATG GCTCCCATGCAGGTGCAGGAGGCAATCCCAGGTATTCTCTCTGTTCTGGATCGTCTcggtgaaaaagaaaatggttcTTTCCTGGACTGGCAAGGGGAAACTCTGCCGTGGTAG
- the LOC134052919 gene encoding C-signal-like isoform X1: MAQPRCRSVLITGCSRGIGLGLVRGLAAASPSPDLVFATCRYPEKAQELQQLSKQYSNIKLLQLDVVCENSIKKVVKEVEEIVGDKGLNCLINNAGINVLASLEEVTAETMLTIYETNTVAQLMVTKAFLPLLRKAAQLGTGMGCHRAAIINMSSLAASMQLVQANEMFLKVYPYRIAKTALNMITRCLAADLKSDGILCISLHPGWLQTDMGGNMAPMQVQEAIPGILSVLDRLGEKENGSFLDWQGETLPW; this comes from the exons atggccCAGCCGCGCTGCCGCTCCGTGCTCATCACCGGCTGCAGCCGCGGCATCGGGCTCGGGCTGGTGCGGGGACTCGCGGCCGCCAGCCCCTCCCCGGATTTGGTCTTTGCGACCTGCCGGTACCCAGAGAAGGCGCAG GAACTGCAGCAGCTTAGCAAGCAATACAGCAACATCAAGCTCCTACAACTGG ATGTGGTCTGTGAGAACAGCATCAAGAAAGTGGTCAAGGAAGTGGAAGAAATTGTGGGAGACAAAGGCCTGAACTGCCTCATCAACAATGCTGGCATCAACGTGCTCGCCTCGCTGGAGGAGGTCACAGCAGAGACCATGCTCACCATTTATGAAACCAACACTGTTGCCCAGCTGATGGTCACCAAG GCATTCCTCCCCCTGCTGAggaaggcagcacagctgggcactggaatgggctgtcACAGAGCTGCCATCATCAACATGTCCTCTCTCGCTGCCTCCATGCAGCTCGTCCAGGCAAATGAGATGTTCCTCAAGGTCTATCCCTACAGGATAGCAAAG ACTGCACTCAACATGATCACCCGGTGTCTCGCTGCAGACTTGAAATCAGATGGAATTCTCTGCATTTCCTTGCACCCGGGCTGGCTTCAAACAGACATGGGTGGAAACATG GCTCCCATGCAGGTGCAGGAGGCAATCCCAGGTATTCTCTCTGTTCTGGATCGTCTcggtgaaaaagaaaatggttcTTTCCTGGACTGGCAAGGGGAAACTCTGCCGTGGTAG